One segment of Gammaproteobacteria bacterium DNA contains the following:
- a CDS encoding UbiX family flavin prenyltransferase, producing MNNYQRITVALTGASGAAYGLRLLECLVQSKKQIYVLISSPARVVLATETDIHLPSQAKEVANVLTQRFNASENQIQVFNKDQWMSPVASGSNAADAMVVCPCSTGTLSAISCGASRSLIERAADVMLKEGRKLILVPRETPYSAIHLENMLKLSKLGVTILPASPGFYHKPESVADVVDFVVARILDQLHIDQTLAPRWGASDDD from the coding sequence GTGAACAATTACCAACGTATCACAGTAGCGTTAACAGGTGCCTCAGGTGCAGCTTATGGCCTTCGTCTTTTAGAGTGTTTAGTTCAGTCAAAAAAACAGATTTACGTTCTCATTTCTTCTCCGGCACGCGTTGTCCTTGCAACTGAAACGGATATTCACCTACCAAGCCAAGCCAAAGAAGTCGCAAACGTACTCACACAACGTTTTAATGCATCAGAAAATCAGATTCAGGTTTTCAATAAAGACCAGTGGATGTCACCTGTTGCCAGCGGATCGAATGCGGCCGACGCTATGGTGGTGTGCCCTTGTTCGACCGGCACACTTTCTGCAATTTCCTGCGGTGCAAGTCGTAGCTTGATCGAGCGAGCCGCTGACGTAATGTTAAAGGAAGGCCGAAAGTTAATTCTCGTGCCGAGAGAAACGCCCTACTCCGCAATACATTTAGAGAATATGCTGAAACTGTCAAAACTAGGTGTGACTATATTGCCCGCAAGCCCCGGCTTCTACCACAAGCCGGAATCCGTTGCGGATGTGGTTGACTTTGTTGTCGCTCGAATCCTGGATCAACTTCATATTGACCAGACACTTGCGCCCCGCTGGGGAGCAAGTGATGATGACTGA
- a CDS encoding c-type cytochrome — MKAKWLGVAAAAAMVFGVSQAQAQDMPPLAKKSGCTACHAIDKKVVGPAWGDVSKRYKGDAGAKAALVAKVKKGGKGNWTEVTKGVPMPPYSPRVADADIEQLVDFVLGLAN; from the coding sequence ATGAAGGCAAAGTGGTTAGGTGTAGCTGCCGCTGCTGCAATGGTATTTGGTGTATCTCAGGCACAAGCTCAGGATATGCCTCCTTTGGCGAAAAAGAGTGGTTGTACTGCTTGTCACGCAATTGACAAGAAAGTTGTTGGTCCTGCTTGGGGTGATGTTTCCAAGCGTTACAAGGGCGACGCCGGTGCAAAGGCTGCTCTAGTAGCAAAGGTTAAGAAGGGTGGTAAGGGTAACTGGACTGAAGTTACCAAGGGCGTTCCAATGCCTCCTTACTCTCCTCGTGTAGCTGACGCTGACATCGAGCAGTTGGTTGATTTCGTTCTTGGCTTGGCCAACTAA
- the atpD gene encoding F0F1 ATP synthase subunit beta, whose protein sequence is MSTGKIVQIIGAVVDVEFTSGSVPKVYNALTAPEIGLTLEVQQQLGDGIVRCVALGSTDGMKRNMSVNDTGKAISVPVGKKTLGRIMNVLGEPIDELGPIGEDERWVIHRKAPAYEELSPATELLETGIKVIDLVCPFAKGSKIGLFGGAGVGKTVNMLELINNIATQHSGLSVFAGVGERTREGNDFYHEMSDAKVVRLDNLEESKVAMVYGQMNEPPGNRLRVALTGLTMAEFFREEGRDVLFFVDNIYRYSLAGTEVSALLGRMPSAVGYQPTLAEEMGVLQERITSTKTGSITSIQAVYVPADDLTDPSPATTFAHLDATVVLSRNIAAQGIYPAIDPLDSTSRQLDPLVIGSEHYDVARGVQKTIQRYNELKDIIAILGMDELSEDDKLVVARARKMQRFLSQPFFVAEVFTGAPGKYVSLKDTIAGFKAILAGEYDHLPEQAFYMVGTIDEAVEKAKKMK, encoded by the coding sequence ATGAGCACAGGTAAAATCGTCCAAATCATCGGTGCTGTTGTCGACGTAGAATTCACGTCGGGCTCAGTGCCTAAGGTTTACAACGCTTTAACCGCTCCAGAAATTGGTCTGACGCTGGAAGTCCAGCAGCAGCTAGGCGACGGAATCGTCCGTTGTGTAGCGCTTGGTTCTACCGATGGTATGAAGCGTAATATGTCTGTAAACGACACTGGCAAAGCGATTTCAGTACCGGTTGGTAAGAAAACGCTAGGCCGCATCATGAACGTTCTTGGTGAGCCAATCGACGAACTGGGTCCAATTGGTGAAGACGAGCGTTGGGTAATTCATCGTAAGGCGCCTGCATACGAAGAACTTTCGCCAGCAACAGAACTTCTGGAAACAGGCATCAAAGTTATCGACTTAGTTTGTCCTTTCGCCAAGGGTTCGAAGATCGGTCTTTTCGGTGGTGCCGGGGTTGGTAAAACGGTAAACATGCTTGAGCTGATCAACAACATTGCTACTCAGCACTCGGGTCTATCTGTATTTGCCGGTGTTGGTGAACGTACTCGTGAAGGTAACGACTTCTACCACGAAATGTCTGACGCTAAAGTTGTTCGTCTAGACAACCTCGAGGAATCCAAAGTAGCGATGGTTTACGGTCAGATGAATGAGCCTCCTGGAAACCGTCTGCGTGTAGCTTTGACGGGTCTGACCATGGCGGAATTTTTCCGCGAAGAAGGCCGTGACGTTCTGTTCTTCGTTGACAACATTTATCGTTATTCACTTGCTGGTACAGAAGTATCTGCACTTCTGGGTCGTATGCCTTCTGCGGTAGGTTATCAGCCAACACTTGCTGAAGAGATGGGTGTGCTTCAAGAACGCATTACTTCTACCAAGACTGGTTCGATCACATCCATACAGGCCGTTTATGTACCTGCTGATGACTTGACCGACCCGTCACCTGCTACCACCTTTGCTCACTTGGACGCGACGGTTGTACTTTCTCGTAACATCGCTGCTCAAGGTATCTATCCTGCTATCGATCCGCTGGATTCAACTTCACGTCAGTTGGACCCACTGGTTATCGGTTCAGAGCATTACGATGTTGCTCGTGGCGTCCAGAAGACAATTCAACGCTATAACGAACTGAAGGACATCATTGCCATTTTGGGTATGGATGAACTTTCTGAAGATGACAAATTGGTTGTTGCGCGTGCGCGTAAAATGCAGCGTTTTCTTTCACAGCCGTTCTTTGTTGCGGAGGTTTTCACTGGTGCGCCCGGCAAATACGTTTCACTAAAAGATACCATCGCAGGTTTTAAAGCGATTCTTGCTGGTGAATACGATCACTTGCCTGAGCAGGCTTTCTACATGGTCGGTACTATCGACGAAGCTGTAGAAAAAGCCAAAAAGATGAAATAA
- a CDS encoding DUF2782 domain-containing protein, with product MKTIIAYSFLVFFSASAFAQSEREKFDENFESEVRIVDTAPGLIEEYSSNGQVFMIKITPKKGRPYYLVDADGDGNLESHRNDNAPRLLIPSWVIFSW from the coding sequence ATGAAGACAATAATCGCTTATTCATTTTTGGTATTTTTTTCCGCTTCTGCGTTTGCACAGAGTGAACGGGAAAAATTTGACGAGAATTTCGAATCAGAAGTTCGAATCGTTGATACCGCGCCGGGACTAATTGAGGAATACAGCAGTAACGGGCAGGTATTCATGATCAAGATTACACCCAAAAAAGGTCGGCCGTACTATTTAGTCGATGCAGATGGTGACGGGAACTTGGAATCACACCGCAATGACAATGCGCCGCGCTTGTTGATTCCATCGTGGGTGATATTCAGCTGGTAG
- a CDS encoding LON peptidase substrate-binding domain-containing protein, with amino-acid sequence MMTEFKRIQIPVVPLHTVLLPEGPLPLRIFEPRYLDMISKCMKEDSAFGICLIAEGDEVGSTANPHEIGTIARIKDWNMGRDGILGITVVGEQRFKIISSTVKPNNLMLAEVELLPERKGILLKEEYTNIMKFVKESLSNYSDLYSGLPERYDDALWVSYRLTEMLPLKLYQKQYFLQLDDPEQRLERLTDVLDHLDIHV; translated from the coding sequence ATGATGACTGAATTTAAACGCATTCAAATCCCTGTAGTTCCGCTGCATACCGTTCTGTTACCAGAAGGTCCACTACCCCTTCGAATTTTTGAGCCGCGCTATTTGGACATGATTAGCAAGTGCATGAAAGAGGATTCTGCTTTTGGTATATGCCTGATCGCCGAAGGTGATGAAGTGGGTTCAACCGCTAATCCACATGAAATTGGGACTATCGCCCGTATCAAAGATTGGAATATGGGGCGAGATGGGATTCTTGGCATTACCGTTGTCGGTGAGCAGCGGTTTAAGATTATTTCCTCAACAGTAAAACCAAATAACTTAATGCTTGCAGAGGTAGAACTGCTTCCGGAAAGAAAAGGTATTCTATTGAAGGAAGAGTACACCAATATTATGAAGTTTGTTAAAGAATCGTTGTCTAATTACTCCGATCTTTATTCAGGTTTGCCCGAGCGATATGATGATGCACTGTGGGTAAGCTATCGCTTGACGGAAATGCTTCCGCTGAAGCTCTATCAAAAACAATATTTTCTGCAATTAGATGATCCAGAACAACGCCTGGAACGTTTGACTGACGTGCTCGATCATCTTGATATTCACGTCTAA
- the mpl gene encoding UDP-N-acetylmuramate:L-alanyl-gamma-D-glutamyl-meso-diaminopimelate ligase, producing the protein MHIHILGICGTFMGGVAMLAKEMGFKVSGSDTSVYPPMSTQLEAHGIALIEGYEADQISVNPDLYVVGNAMRRGLPIVEEILNRDLPYISGPQFVAEYILKGRWVLAVAGTHGKTTTSSMLAWLLDAAKLNPGFLVGGVPENFGISARKGNDPFFVIEADEYDTAFFDKRSKFVHYKPRTAILNNLEFDHADIFENLAAIQKQFHHLMRIIPSNGLVITPENDANIDKVLEMGLWSPRENFSLEGRHGWTAELINDDGSEFDVYFDGAVQGRLKWSLMGLHNVSNALAAIAAARHAGVPAAVSIESFADFVNVKRRMELRGTVRGISVYDDFAHHPTAVNTTLQGLRKRVKSQKITAVLEPRSNTMRMGVHMETLADAFSDADEIILFQPKGVNWNLGSVVNRLGDRGSVFDEVESIVQHIAATGKLGDHILVMSNGGFENIHERILKALNK; encoded by the coding sequence ATGCATATTCATATACTCGGTATTTGCGGCACATTCATGGGTGGTGTCGCTATGCTGGCCAAGGAAATGGGATTTAAGGTATCAGGCTCCGATACCAGTGTTTATCCGCCGATGAGCACGCAACTAGAAGCACACGGCATCGCTCTGATTGAGGGTTATGAAGCCGACCAGATAAGTGTGAATCCCGATTTATATGTAGTTGGCAACGCCATGAGGCGTGGTCTGCCCATTGTTGAAGAAATACTGAATCGAGATCTGCCATATATATCCGGGCCTCAGTTTGTCGCAGAATACATACTAAAAGGACGTTGGGTATTGGCCGTCGCCGGTACACATGGAAAGACGACTACGAGCAGTATGCTGGCCTGGTTGCTAGACGCAGCCAAATTAAACCCCGGCTTTCTGGTTGGAGGCGTCCCTGAAAACTTTGGTATCTCTGCGCGTAAAGGTAATGATCCTTTCTTTGTGATAGAGGCGGATGAATATGACACCGCTTTTTTTGATAAAAGATCCAAATTTGTCCATTACAAACCTCGCACAGCGATTCTGAATAACCTGGAATTCGACCATGCGGATATTTTTGAAAACCTTGCCGCAATTCAAAAACAATTTCACCATTTGATGAGGATTATTCCATCAAACGGACTCGTTATAACGCCGGAAAACGATGCCAATATCGATAAAGTGCTAGAAATGGGTCTTTGGTCACCACGTGAAAATTTTTCTCTTGAAGGTCGCCATGGCTGGACCGCAGAACTCATAAATGACGATGGTAGTGAGTTTGACGTCTATTTTGACGGCGCTGTTCAAGGCAGACTGAAGTGGTCTCTTATGGGATTACACAATGTGAGCAATGCCTTGGCTGCGATCGCCGCCGCCAGACATGCAGGTGTTCCGGCGGCAGTTTCTATCGAAAGTTTTGCTGATTTCGTAAACGTCAAACGTCGAATGGAACTTCGAGGCACGGTGAGAGGTATCAGCGTATATGATGATTTTGCGCATCATCCTACTGCGGTGAATACGACTCTTCAAGGCTTGCGCAAACGAGTAAAGTCACAAAAAATTACGGCGGTGTTGGAGCCGAGATCGAATACCATGCGCATGGGTGTTCACATGGAAACACTTGCTGACGCATTTTCAGATGCGGACGAGATCATTTTGTTTCAGCCGAAAGGTGTCAATTGGAATCTAGGTTCGGTTGTGAACCGCTTGGGGGATCGAGGATCAGTTTTCGATGAAGTGGAATCTATCGTTCAGCATATTGCCGCAACAGGAAAACTGGGTGACCACATCCTGGTGATGAGTAATGGCGGATTTGAAAATATCCACGAACGAATACTTAAAGCGCTTAATAAGTGA
- a CDS encoding conjugal transfer protein TraF, with amino-acid sequence MKIRLLLATMLGAVSLTTQAAQTYHPAGSNLTWGEIAQHQDLLSYSNNPATGASVLAWGNGGFGMGIWSSFGVGVDVGPFGTLTGIMDEFTSVQNEMQNFLGGSNVTDINLDIVETLFTSANNIMETASEALDINIGLQTNVPMFPLVITHKSFGSVILDANLTARGRIKFLDSPIASNPLINPITGITDKFYTNSALYTKIAQINDFNLSYGRQVWNNDKGKLFAGVRASLYMGLVNKTLLPAVSINKAESVLQDQLDEANSTGSPYQWAFGLDASALWITDHYRLGATLKNITMPSFEYNTVGVNCERDSLSADSRTVCYQAQAYAGELDLTEKYTMIPQINLEAALYSKSRNWVVAGALETNSVSDPVGKAYQWASISTGYASPYVLLPGIRVGLRKNLAGSGLGYLTTGFTWLFITADVAVSFETVELPEQIQTGSNTVTIDPTIRSLSRRSFYANLGMNYVW; translated from the coding sequence ATGAAAATACGTCTACTGCTTGCCACGATGCTCGGCGCCGTCAGCCTCACTACTCAGGCGGCACAAACCTACCATCCTGCCGGTTCTAACCTGACATGGGGAGAAATCGCGCAGCATCAGGATTTGTTGTCCTATTCAAATAATCCGGCGACAGGTGCGAGTGTTCTCGCCTGGGGAAATGGTGGTTTTGGCATGGGGATCTGGAGTTCATTTGGCGTCGGTGTTGACGTAGGCCCATTTGGCACATTAACCGGCATCATGGACGAATTTACTTCTGTTCAAAATGAGATGCAGAATTTTCTAGGTGGTAGCAATGTTACTGACATCAATCTGGATATAGTGGAAACCTTGTTTACCTCCGCAAACAACATAATGGAAACCGCGAGCGAAGCGCTGGATATCAATATTGGCCTACAAACAAACGTACCAATGTTTCCACTGGTTATTACCCACAAGTCATTTGGCAGCGTTATTTTAGATGCAAACTTGACGGCGAGAGGGCGGATTAAGTTTCTAGATTCTCCTATCGCATCGAACCCGCTGATTAATCCTATTACGGGAATCACGGATAAGTTCTATACCAATAGCGCCCTATACACCAAAATTGCTCAGATAAATGACTTTAATCTGAGCTATGGTCGCCAAGTGTGGAACAACGACAAAGGAAAATTATTTGCTGGTGTTCGTGCTTCCCTCTATATGGGCTTGGTAAACAAGACGCTTTTGCCGGCAGTTTCGATCAACAAAGCCGAATCGGTTCTGCAAGACCAACTAGATGAGGCCAATTCAACCGGTAGTCCGTACCAATGGGCTTTTGGACTAGACGCCAGCGCATTGTGGATTACCGACCATTATCGTCTTGGCGCGACTTTGAAGAACATCACCATGCCGTCGTTCGAATACAACACTGTCGGTGTAAATTGCGAGCGAGACAGTCTATCTGCAGATTCACGCACCGTTTGTTATCAGGCACAAGCCTATGCGGGTGAGCTGGATCTCACTGAAAAATACACCATGATTCCCCAGATCAATTTAGAAGCGGCACTTTACTCCAAGAGCCGTAACTGGGTTGTCGCTGGGGCGCTGGAGACAAACTCAGTTTCTGACCCTGTTGGCAAAGCGTACCAATGGGCATCTATTAGTACCGGGTACGCCTCCCCTTACGTTTTGTTGCCCGGTATTCGAGTGGGCTTACGTAAAAACTTGGCTGGCTCAGGGCTTGGCTATTTAACAACTGGGTTCACCTGGTTGTTTATAACCGCTGATGTCGCGGTCTCGTTCGAAACAGTAGAACTTCCAGAGCAAATTCAAACAGGGTCAAACACAGTAACAATTGATCCTACGATTCGGTCTCTCTCTCGTCGAAGCTTTTATGCGAATCTCGGCATGAACTACGTCTGGTAA
- the glmS gene encoding glutamine--fructose-6-phosphate transaminase (isomerizing): protein MCGIVGAVAERNVVPILLEGLKRLEYRGYDSAGLVVRTEQSELKRAREVGKVKVLEENLQLNPLIGHLGIAHTRWATHGKPTQKNAHPHICRNKVSLVHNGIIENHEELREAQSKLGFEFTSETDTEVIVHEVYHHIQSTKSLLAAVQKTVANLKGAFAIAVVDKDDAQKMVVARRGSPLVIGIGIGEHFIASDVAALLPVTNRFIFLEDGDIAEISKDNLQIYDGNGTAVERNIQVSNLTADAADKGPYRHFMLKEIYEQPRAIAETIESRIIGHRIPDETFGQGAGVIFDKVEAVQIIACGTSYHSGMVAKYWLEAIANIPCNVEIASEFRYRRPVVRKNSLVVTISQSGETADTLAALEEAKRLGFGYSLAICNVPESSLSRVSDITFLTRAGPEVGVASTKAFTTQLAALLMLAVVLGKRHGLTESAEAKIVQELTHLPAQIEELLTKIDPEIALLAESFADKHHSLFLGRGVMYPIAMEGALKLKEISYIHAEAYPAGELKHGPLALVDDDMPVITVAPNDDLVEKLKSNIQEVSARGGQLIVFADPAAEVLEDENTRVFKVINASEVVSPILFTIPLQLLSYHVAVLKGTDVDQPRNLAKSVTVE, encoded by the coding sequence ATGTGTGGAATCGTTGGAGCAGTAGCAGAAAGGAATGTCGTCCCCATTCTTCTTGAAGGCCTAAAGCGCCTTGAGTATAGAGGATATGACTCTGCTGGATTAGTCGTTAGAACTGAACAGTCTGAGCTTAAACGTGCTCGAGAAGTCGGGAAGGTTAAAGTTCTTGAGGAAAATCTTCAATTAAATCCGTTGATTGGGCATCTCGGCATAGCACATACACGATGGGCGACGCACGGTAAACCCACGCAAAAGAACGCTCATCCCCATATTTGTAGAAACAAGGTTTCATTAGTACATAATGGAATTATCGAAAATCACGAAGAGCTGCGGGAAGCGCAATCAAAACTCGGTTTTGAATTTACCTCAGAAACTGATACTGAAGTTATTGTTCATGAGGTGTATCACCACATTCAAAGTACAAAATCACTGTTAGCGGCTGTTCAGAAAACGGTTGCCAATCTAAAAGGCGCGTTCGCTATAGCTGTCGTTGATAAAGATGATGCGCAAAAAATGGTTGTTGCAAGGCGTGGAAGCCCTCTTGTGATAGGGATTGGTATCGGAGAACATTTTATTGCATCAGACGTCGCTGCCCTGTTACCGGTCACGAATCGTTTTATCTTTTTGGAAGATGGTGATATTGCCGAAATCAGTAAAGACAATTTACAAATTTATGATGGTAATGGAACGGCGGTTGAAAGAAATATTCAGGTTTCCAATCTGACAGCTGACGCTGCAGATAAAGGCCCCTACAGACATTTTATGTTAAAGGAGATCTACGAACAGCCGCGTGCAATTGCGGAAACAATAGAAAGTAGAATTATCGGCCATCGCATTCCGGATGAAACATTTGGTCAGGGCGCTGGAGTGATATTTGATAAAGTTGAAGCGGTACAAATCATTGCATGCGGGACATCCTACCACTCCGGTATGGTGGCAAAATACTGGTTAGAGGCAATCGCTAACATACCGTGTAATGTAGAAATAGCCAGCGAATTTCGATATCGCCGCCCGGTGGTGAGAAAAAACAGTCTTGTCGTCACTATTTCACAATCGGGTGAAACAGCAGATACGCTTGCAGCGCTAGAAGAAGCAAAGCGTCTTGGTTTCGGCTACTCTTTGGCTATTTGCAATGTTCCGGAAAGTTCTTTGAGTCGTGTCTCTGACATAACTTTCCTTACCAGAGCAGGCCCTGAGGTTGGTGTTGCTTCAACAAAGGCATTTACTACTCAGTTGGCTGCACTGCTAATGCTTGCGGTGGTTTTGGGAAAACGTCATGGCTTGACCGAATCAGCCGAAGCCAAAATTGTTCAAGAGTTAACCCATTTGCCTGCCCAGATAGAGGAATTGCTAACCAAGATTGATCCAGAAATCGCACTTCTGGCTGAAAGTTTCGCTGACAAGCATCACTCCTTGTTCCTGGGAAGAGGGGTAATGTATCCAATTGCAATGGAAGGTGCACTCAAGCTTAAAGAAATTTCATATATTCATGCAGAAGCTTATCCTGCCGGTGAATTAAAACATGGACCACTTGCCCTCGTTGATGATGATATGCCAGTTATCACCGTTGCTCCAAACGACGATCTGGTCGAAAAATTGAAATCCAATATTCAAGAAGTATCGGCACGCGGCGGTCAATTAATCGTTTTCGCAGATCCTGCGGCTGAGGTGTTGGAAGATGAAAATACCCGGGTTTTCAAGGTGATAAATGCCTCTGAGGTTGTTTCTCCAATTCTATTCACTATCCCTTTGCAGTTGTTGTCTTATCACGTGGCGGTATTGAAAGGCACCGATGTGGATCAGCCGCGAAACCTCGCAAAATCTGTGACCGTGGAATAA
- a CDS encoding PfkB family carbohydrate kinase, whose protein sequence is MARILCIGNLTLDIVNIVDGYPREDEEKRALQQRRVRGGNVGNTLVVLKQYGHECHWCGTLASDSDGRWIKEELNTRGIHTREIVIHNGATPVSHIILNKQNGSRTIVHYRNLPELASEQIVGLDFAQFDWLHLEARNCIEQLQILKMARAANPDLKISIEVEKFRDHIERLFSEANFIFFSKHFSLQKGFDNGNELFVYAREFSKDAYMSCTWGEYGIFYSEPSLDTGKIESIKVDAITDSIGAGDTFNAGVINSLLEGKSFVESVKDGNRLAAKKLAQYGFDNLVN, encoded by the coding sequence ATGGCGCGTATCCTTTGCATAGGTAATCTCACCCTGGATATCGTTAACATTGTCGACGGCTATCCGCGTGAAGATGAAGAGAAAAGAGCACTTCAACAACGTCGTGTCAGGGGTGGAAACGTAGGCAATACCTTAGTCGTGCTTAAACAGTACGGCCATGAATGCCACTGGTGTGGCACATTAGCATCAGATAGCGATGGCAGGTGGATCAAGGAAGAACTCAATACCCGCGGAATACACACTCGAGAAATTGTCATTCATAACGGGGCCACGCCGGTATCTCACATCATTCTAAACAAACAGAACGGCAGTCGAACCATCGTACATTATCGGAATCTGCCCGAATTAGCTTCCGAACAAATCGTAGGCTTAGATTTTGCTCAATTCGACTGGCTGCATCTAGAGGCCCGAAATTGCATCGAACAATTGCAAATTTTGAAGATGGCTCGCGCTGCGAATCCCGATTTGAAGATTTCAATTGAAGTCGAAAAATTTCGTGACCATATAGAGCGCTTATTTTCTGAAGCCAATTTCATATTTTTTTCAAAACATTTTTCTCTACAAAAAGGCTTTGATAACGGAAACGAATTGTTTGTGTATGCCAGGGAATTTAGTAAGGACGCATACATGTCTTGTACCTGGGGAGAATACGGGATCTTCTACAGCGAGCCCTCCTTGGATACGGGAAAAATTGAATCCATAAAAGTGGATGCAATTACGGACAGCATCGGTGCTGGTGATACTTTTAATGCCGGTGTGATAAACAGTCTTTTAGAAGGTAAGTCGTTCGTCGAGTCAGTAAAGGACGGCAATCGCCTGGCGGCGAAAAAGCTTGCGCAATACGGTTTCGACAATCTTGTAAATTAG
- the glmU gene encoding bifunctional UDP-N-acetylglucosamine diphosphorylase/glucosamine-1-phosphate N-acetyltransferase GlmU — MDLYVVILAAGKGTRMRSSIPKVLHPLANKPLLLHVIEKAQSMRPQKTIVVYGHGGETVKEHLAATGVEWVEQVTQLGTGHAVMQAMHLIPDNARVMILYGDVPLTRTETLQALLNCDKSHNDSIALLTATLDDPTGYGRIIRDHEFNVTHIVEQKDANESELEVNEVNTGILVASSHCLRHWLDNISNDNAQAEYYLTDIIAMAVSEEFGVATVSAETVWEILGVNDKKQLAELERHLQLTIAKSLLKEGVTLRDPARIDVRGTLTVSRDCEIDINCLFEGDVVLEEGVRIGANCHLKDVTVGRSTIIHPFSSVDSSTIAEECEIGPYARIRPDTTLASKVKIGNFVETKKATIGENSKVNHLSYIGDTVIGKRVNIGAGTITCNYDGANKHQTMIGDDVFVGSDTQLVAPVTIGNGATIGAGSTITKDAPVDELTLSRSKQISVPSWKRPVKKSK, encoded by the coding sequence ATGGACCTATATGTCGTAATTCTTGCCGCTGGTAAAGGCACTAGAATGCGCTCTTCTATTCCTAAAGTGCTTCATCCGCTCGCTAATAAGCCGCTGTTACTGCACGTTATTGAAAAAGCGCAATCTATGCGCCCCCAGAAGACGATAGTGGTCTACGGCCATGGGGGTGAGACGGTTAAAGAGCACCTTGCCGCGACCGGTGTTGAGTGGGTTGAGCAAGTAACACAATTGGGCACAGGTCACGCGGTGATGCAGGCAATGCATCTTATCCCTGACAATGCCCGAGTGATGATTTTGTACGGTGATGTTCCGTTAACACGTACCGAGACCTTGCAGGCATTATTGAACTGCGATAAATCACACAATGATAGTATCGCTCTACTAACCGCCACGCTTGACGACCCAACTGGATATGGTCGGATAATTCGTGATCATGAGTTTAACGTTACACATATAGTTGAACAAAAAGACGCAAATGAATCCGAACTTGAGGTTAATGAAGTTAACACCGGCATATTGGTCGCTTCATCGCATTGCCTGCGCCACTGGCTTGATAATATTTCGAACGATAATGCACAGGCCGAGTACTACCTTACAGACATAATTGCTATGGCAGTGTCTGAAGAGTTTGGCGTAGCCACGGTTTCTGCTGAAACTGTCTGGGAAATTCTTGGTGTAAATGACAAAAAGCAATTGGCCGAACTGGAACGGCATCTTCAGCTCACTATCGCAAAGAGTTTGCTTAAAGAAGGCGTGACATTGCGCGATCCAGCCCGAATCGACGTACGTGGAACGCTTACCGTCTCTCGCGATTGTGAAATTGATATCAACTGTCTGTTCGAAGGTGATGTCGTCTTGGAAGAAGGCGTTAGGATCGGCGCTAATTGCCACCTAAAGGATGTTACTGTAGGACGTTCGACGATTATTCACCCTTTCAGTTCTGTTGATTCCTCCACTATTGCAGAAGAATGTGAAATCGGGCCATATGCACGAATTCGTCCCGATACAACGCTAGCCTCAAAAGTAAAAATTGGCAATTTTGTAGAGACAAAAAAAGCGACTATAGGAGAGAACTCCAAAGTTAATCACCTGTCGTATATTGGCGATACCGTCATAGGCAAGCGCGTAAATATCGGTGCCGGCACTATTACCTGTAATTATGACGGCGCGAACAAGCACCAGACGATGATCGGCGATGATGTTTTTGTTGGTTCAGATACCCAATTGGTTGCCCCGGTTACGATAGGAAATGGCGCCACTATTGGTGCAGGTTCTACCATTACCAAGGATGCCCCGGTAGATGAACTGACGTTAAGTCGCAGCAAACAAATCAGCGTACCAAGCTGGAAAAGACCTGTTAAAAAATCGAAGTAG
- a CDS encoding F0F1 ATP synthase subunit epsilon, which produces MALTFHVDVVSAEESIYSGTAEMLFAPASQGDVGIMARHTPLLTTLKPGELRIKTPEGEEHMVYVSGGILEIQPHVVTVLSDTAIRAKDLDEAEAMAAKERAEKALEDKHAEMDYARAEAELAEAIAQLQLIQKLKKNIHR; this is translated from the coding sequence ATGGCTTTGACTTTTCATGTTGATGTGGTAAGCGCGGAAGAGTCTATCTATTCCGGCACCGCGGAGATGCTTTTTGCACCGGCCTCTCAGGGCGACGTGGGGATTATGGCTCGCCATACCCCCTTGTTGACGACTTTGAAGCCAGGTGAACTTCGCATCAAAACGCCTGAGGGTGAAGAACATATGGTTTATGTTTCCGGTGGTATTCTGGAAATTCAACCTCATGTGGTCACCGTCCTCAGTGATACAGCCATACGCGCAAAAGATTTGGATGAAGCGGAGGCAATGGCTGCGAAGGAACGTGCCGAAAAGGCGTTGGAAGATAAACACGCCGAAATGGATTACGCACGTGCTGAGGCTGAGCTTGCTGAAGCAATTGCCCAATTGCAACTGATTCAAAAGCTTAAGAAGAATATACACCGTTAA